The Gasterosteus aculeatus chromosome 12, fGasAcu3.hap1.1, whole genome shotgun sequence DNA window ctaggcttaaacCTTGTTAAGACACCAACGAGAGAGTTGGTAAGGTTAGGACCTTTTAAGAGTTGACAATTCTAGGAGCTTCTTTTAAACTCCACAGTCAAAACTCAGGGTTTTCTTCTTTAGGTGATACACCCCATGATGCCAAGATACCACACACTACCATCTCGTCTTTAGACCACTTCTGCATATTTACTGTCAATTATCTCAGTAAGAAATGCTTTACACGCCTCATGAATGGTTCTTTTCAGACTTTCTTTTGAGGCCTTAAATGCGCTGCTCAACTATGCCCCTGTCGTTTGGCACAGTGGTGTCATCCTCTTTCAAGGGTAAGTCCATGCAGTAATGACCTTATTGCCTACAAGTAGACATCTACAAAATCTCCATGAACCTTACATTCTCTATTGACATCTCCTGCTTCTCTTCCAGTAACCTTTTATTGAAACTGAGAGACCAACAGATCCAGTCTGACAATGGATATCCTATTGGCATCGTGCATCATCACTGTGCAAACATTGCATCCCCTTTTGTAGTGCAAATTTTAACCAAACTTTTAGTCAGCAACTAACTCAACAAAAGCTATTCAACATTTAAACAGGTTTATAAAACAAAACCCCTTGAGAGGCTTCATGTGATTTTAAAGAGCCTCACTTTCACAAAGGAATTGTGGAGCATTTAAAACCAAGTTGAGACTGTTTAATGTTAGGTCTTTGACCCTGTTACTTGGTTACTGTTTAGACAGCTTAGCAGTAACCTTGTCCTCTTTGTTTGTGAGGTTTTGTGACTCATcggtcacaaacacacacacacacacacacacacactcacacacacacacacacacacacacagagcactgTAACGTTGTAACATGGCTGTTAAAGAGTTTTACTTTTATAGCataggtgtgtttgtggggtGGGTGCGGGGGGTAAATAACCTCTGTGTCACTGAAGGAAAGGGGAAGTATTTGCATTCATCTGGAGCAGTGTTTGTGTCCACACATTCAAAGCAGTCTAGTATTTATTCTCCCTGATGGGATCATCTGGGCTTTATTGCTCCACTTTCTTCATCCCCCAAGTCCCTTAATATCAGAAGACAATAGTTGGGGTTGCTCGATATACCATGTAATTTGTTAATTCTATTTTTAAAGACAATATACACATTGGTTATTATGATTACAAGTGTTTTGATAATGATTATGATGATAATAACTTCCTGTTATCAAGATATTAGTAGCAGTAGTGGTGGTTTATTATTAAGTGAATAATACTATTGTATTTCACTCGTGACTTTAAAACCATATATCATTtatatgttttctttaatatgatTTCTTTTGAGGGAACAGGAGGACATGTAGCCGTCTCCTTGTAGCCCTGCATTTCCTACTCTGAAACCAAAGGGGAAGGACCTATTGTTACATTTGGACCGATCCTGCTGCTCAAGGACACATTCTCAGCTGTTCCACAACTGTCAGCCACGGACAAAGAGCAATATGAATCTTCAGCACATTGACAGTCACCCTATCACTATCcggctcctctttctcctctggcTGCATTTCACCATAATGCACTTGAACTTTATCGCACGTCCTCCTGCTATCTATAGAGTCTGTTCTCAGAGCTGTGAGAAAACTCTGTCAGCTAGCATCAGCTCTGGATAGGAGGTGCTCATTCACACTGGCAGTAAGTGGTGAAACACCACTGATGCTGTACTTTGACCTGGATCAGAGCTGTATTATTGTCAGTTTGCGTTTTAACTGAAATGTAATGACGATCCAAAATCAGGAAAGCGATGGAGTCCAACAGCTGCTCAAGCTTCAGCCAGCAGCCAAGACAGCGTCAGCCCCCGGAAAATCTGAGGGTCAGCATTGACGGCCGCTCTTTCGCTGTGGATAAAACCATTCTGTCTGAGAAATGTGAGTACTTTAGAGCATTGTTCCAGTCAGGAATGAGAGAGTGCCAACAGGAAGAGATCCAGCTGCAGTGTGTGGGGGTACTGGGCTTTCAGGTCATGCTGCAGGTCCTGGGCGGGAAACACCCCATGCTGAGCAGCGACCAGATCGTGGAAGCCATTGAGTGTGCGGCTTTCCTGCAGGTGCCGGCTCTCACCGAGCACTTGATCAATATCGTAAATTCTGAAAACTGTCTGCTCATTTACCACACGGCTGCCACCTATGGAGTGGGAGAGCTCTCCTACAGTTCAGCCTTATTCATCAGAGATATGTACCCTGAACTGAAGGAAGAAGTTCACACCTTACCCAAGAAGATGGTAGACTACATAGAGTCCCTTCTCCCGAGTAGCTACATGGCAGTGTGCAGCCACTCTCCATCCACTGAGCAGCTGAAGGATCTCCAGAGGACTGTCTGCTACCTGGACGAAGACAACAGCGAGTGGAAGGTCCTGACTCATCTACCTGTGAGCACAAGTACCACAATGGCCGGTGTGGCCGTCCTGGACAACAAACTCTACATCATCGGAGGAGTTCATGATATAACAAAGAAGGTAGTGGAGAACGGTTTCTGTTACAATCCTGCAGCAAACACATGGTCCACCATCTGTGGCTCCCAGCAGCTACGCTACAACTTGACTCTGATAGGTCATGAGGGCTGCCTCTACGCCATAGGTGGTGAGTTCAACATGAAGGCCCTGTCGTCTGTGGAGAGGTACACGGTGTCAAATGGAAGCTGGGggtttgtcccccccctcccctgccctgCAGCCTTGGTGGCGTCAGCTATAGCAGTGAACAGAATATTTATCTGCCTCTGGAAAGGTAAGGGGGCCACAGATATACTTGAGTACGCATCTGAACGGAATCAGTGGCTGCTGGTTACCACGCTCATCCGTGAGCACAGTTATGGTCTCTATATGGTGCCACACAAAGATAATCTGTATGTGATGCGCAATGGACCCTGTGATGACTTCTTAATGTGTGTGATGGACTGCTACAACCTGAGCTCCGGCCAGTGGACGGCCATGTCTGGCCAGTACGGGAATAGCAAGGGCTCTCTGTTGACTGCTGTGGCCAGAGGAGATTCTGTGTTCACACTCAGCCGGGAGGTGACCACAGAGTATACTGTAGAGGATTACAAATGGAGAGTGAAGCGAGAGATGAAAGGTTTTGGCAGGATTGgatctatatatacatttttgatGAGACTGAATAAAGTCTGCGTCTCCAACATGGAGAACTCTGTAGATCAGGACCAGAAGGTCAGAGGCTTCCCCAGATTCTCACCACAATGCTCTGATAGCCTGTAGGAGTACTTTAGACTTCAGAGGTTCAATACAAAGATGGGAAACACATCCAACAGGTTTGAAACAAACCGCCCGGTGTatttggaagaggaggaaaaaaagttaCTTAAAGAACCAAACTCTGCTGTAAGTTTACAGTTTTATCTTCCTTCTTCAATTACAATTAGTGCACTGTATTCTTACAATATTATAGAATCAGGGGTAAATCTTTTTATAACATGCTAAACTAAACAACTGCTTGACATCTTAGTGGGAATATTATAGTATCTACAAATCACACAGCAATGATTTGATAACATTGAGTTTCTGTTTGTACAAACCAGTCCCTGATGGACACTGCTGGTGTTTTCATAGAAAACAAGTTCAAGGGCAGTTTCCCAGACAGAATAATTTTAGGAAAGACGGAAGAAAGCTGAACAGTTGAATAAAATCTTCCCCAACTTCATCAAGACCACAATCCTCATCATGATCTTTAACATcaccaccttcatcatcatgATCACCAATATCATTGGAATCATCAATATCACCACCATAATCATCATACATATTATAAATAATGTATACTACATATATAGTACTATTAGTAATTTACTATTCACATACATAATCAACAATTGAATTTTCCTGGGTGAAGGCCACATCCATCTTCAGCTACAATAACTGAATAGAAAACAGTAGTAGTTCTTCTCCCTGTAACTAAGAAAATAATAGCAACCAGAAATAATACATTGCAAggtaagggtgtgtgtgtgcatgcgtgtgtttgaTCTTCCATTAGGCCACACGCATCATCAGCTCCTCTAGGGCTCGCTCACGGTGGTTTTCATGGACCAGCAGCACTTCTTTGATGGCGTTCTGCTGGAAGCCCATCTCATTGAACTGACCCAGCAGATGGAGGAACTCCTCTGCCTATAAGacaaagaatgtttttttttaaaaaataaaatgagtttcaAAGGCAAAGTTGAAAGTTGTGTTGTCTCTAATGAAAGGCTCATGTAGCGGTGTAGGATTCTGCACGTCTTACCTTTGTTTCACAGTTCTGAAACATCTCCAGAGCTTCTTCAACCAAAGCCACATCATAACCCAGCTGGCATAGACGGTCACAAGCCACCAGGTAACTCAAgatctaaaaacacacataaatattcCAACATCTTGTGGGTAATAAAACCCAAAATGAACTTTTAAAACTTATtagaaataataatacagtAATAACCACAACTAATGTTTGACCACGATCTACCATTAGTGAATGAATATTCAGATGTTTCACTTAattcaagtaaacacatgaaGGTACAATCAGTAAAATGTCTCCTTTGATGGATGCATGTTATGTGGGTAACATACCATAGGAATATTATTGTATTGTCTTTTACTGTTGAAGCTGCTGAAGGTGGAACTAACGCACTATTTGCATTATAATGTAATctgctgattattttctttcatcattgattatttcatttgtaaaacagAATGCTGCCATCACAATTACTCAAAACTCAAAGGGACAGATTTTTTCCCACAAATAGCCCATagctacaatttaaaaaaatatttcttaagAGAAAGCAGGAAGGTGGAACCatgaaaattaataaaaacgccatatactgtatatatatgtatatatatatatatatatatatatgtgtgtatatgtatgtatatatatatatgtgtgtatatatgtatatgtgtatatatatatacatatatatatatacataataagCTGTAATTCCAGCTGTCAGATACATGCAGCGTAGTTGAAGAACCTGAAGAAAGGTTCTTCGTAGACCCAATTGGTTCTAAAAATGGTTCTCTGAGTAACTGATtttatgaaatgtgaaaaaggtGTACATTTACAGAGGGTCACAATGGAATCAGggttccaaccttttttatttgaggATCTTTTAAATCATCTACATACACAGCAATGATAGCAAAATGATCATGATAAAACAAAAACCTGCAAATGTACAACACTTAACTCTATCAttaattaatgtaatgtaattactgTAATCTGTGTGCTACATGCAACAAGAAATGTTTAGAGAATTTGCCACTCTGCACAGCTACAGGTACCTATGTGTTGATCTGCAGGATTAAAGCTtccaaaaatgatttttttttttcacctgacAAGGGTACAcatgattaaaaacacaatagaGCGCCAACACGACAGCCATTGGCTAATTACATGTCTGCATCTTCggtgtcgctgctgctgctcaggacATTTGTGGGTGTGATGCATTTTCTTTGAAGGCCGATGGTAGGAGTATCACTGCATTCACCAACTGGCCTGCAaattacaaatctttttttttttaaagaagaaaaaagtcatAACTTGGTTTCTAAATCTCTGATTCAAAGGCTCCCACAGAAAGGCCTACAGGTATTCTTTAAGACCATTCTGTTCCAGTCAAAGAGAGACCTTGCCAACTGTCCATAGATTTGCCATTTCCTGTTGAATAAACACTAAAAGCATGTAGAAAATATAATTCAATGAAGCTGTGAAAATCTTAGCTTATGCTCAATTCTGGGTTAGCAGCATCCACCATGTATCACTCATAACagtatttctgtctgttttggaGGTGACTACACACAACAGCATAAGCATTTTAGAACCATTAGGCTTGCGTAAAAAACAAGCTCaattaataaatgtaatttaacttACTATCATCAACTCAGACACCGGAAGCCAGCACCAAAATCTGCGTTGCGTTTCGGTCTGGTAGATACCGGTCATATAGGAACCAGTACCCAACCCTCGTATTCAAACAGTGTCCCGTTTCATCCTCCACAGTTGGTCAAAAAGCATAAATGAAAGTTTGTCTACTACTATACTGTGTAAATACACAACAATCAGGAACTTGGCATTAACATTACATCATATAGTCAGAAAATGTGGCTCATAGTATAAGCTGCCTTCAGTTCATAGCGCTCACTAAGCTCTAATCCTACAGACTGCTCTTCAACAGTTACTAACTAGTAAGTAGCTTTCTCACCTTAACTTACAAGCTACAGTtacaaaaacaagtttgttaaCGGTCTTACCCCCCCAGCCAGCTCAGCTGCTGGTCGCTGTCAGTCAAATATTGAGCCCAATCTCTTAGATAACTGAAGGGCCATTTTTTTAACATTAGCTTTCAGCAATTGGAAATAACGTTAGTCCGTTGACTAGCACTATGTTGTTTTCAACCGTGTGCAGTTAGCCAGCATGTAGCAAGGGCATCGTTTTGTTTAAATTGGTAAAAAAGTTAATGGCTTAAtaaagaatagttgatagcttaagtaattatATAGTTTATATCTAGACATGCATGGTGTTTCCAGCAAAGCTAATGGCACCAATATTGTATGTATAGTAACACTCAGATAAAATGACTGTGAcatgacaaagagaaaaaagagcaATACTTTCCTGTAATAACCAATATCTTCCATCACTTACCTTAAAACGACCGCTGTTAGTTAGGGGGTTACTGGTTTGAAAAGACATTGGTCAGTCGAGATGGAGTGTCACGTGGAAGTACTCTTTAATATCTCAAAAAACCATTTAATTACCCAAAGAACTATATAAAAACATATAGAACAATCTAACAGATCAAATTGTTTGTTAGAAGGTGATGGTTATTTATAGAACCACACTGCCTTCTAAAGAACCATTGAAGAACCTTGTGTGTGCTATTAAgaaaagatggagggaaaatATGAATAGCCTATATGTAGCTCATATAGTTACAGTAAAGCTTCTTAATGTGATGTATACAAGAGAGATTTAAATGAAATCCTTTGCACTTTGTCCGATTGCTGAAAAGTGGGCAGTTTTAGCGTTTATTGCAAAAAGTTGGTACAGAAAGCtacaacaagaaaaaatgagTTTGTTTAACCGGCTCCCATTTGGGATTAGCTAAAATGCAGACACATGTCCAATTGCGAATTAATGAAGGTCTACAAAATCAGCCAGTATATATTAGAAtattacatttgtgtttgaTGATGCCAACTATTGTCCTCTAAGATCCAGTGTGTATGATTCTGGTTGCTTTATTAAGAATCCTACTATGACTTGGTATGGGCAGCCCTAAACTGCGCGTCTGATGGCTTATACTAAAAGCCTTCATTGATTGGGTTGTTAGGTTGAGTTGAGGCCTGTTGGAGGAAAACCGCCCTGGGAAGTTTtgggcggcagcagcagaggcgCTGATAAACTGAGAAGGGCTGGAATACTGTGATTCAAGATTAGGGTCACCCAATTTCTGCTCGTCAAATCATGTTTATGTACGTGGTAGTACTGTTTGTGGGTCTGTCTGTAGGGCAGACAGTAAATAAATTCAGAGCTCCTAAAGTGTGTGATGCTGACTGACCTGATCTGGGGTCTGCTGCCCAGTCTTCTGCAGGGCAATGATGGCGGTGCGAAGGGGGTAACCCTGGTCAGTGATGGCCCCCAGTAGCTCTCTCTCTTCTGGGCTCAGAGCTGACAGGAGCTCTGCTGACGAGTCCAAAGCGGATGACTTCTCGGAAACGAAAGTCCAGAGAGTGAGTATGGACAGAGGAGAGCCAGGCAGTGAGAATAGAAAGCAGCAGCCACTCAGACATATCCAATCTGATCAAATGAACAGATGTAGAACCAAAGCAGGCTAACGTCCATAAGGCCCTTACATTATTTCATCATCTAGGTCAGGGGTGCTTAATACGTTGATCGCGATTGACCAGTCAATCtcaaaggcagtaccagtcgatTGGGTAccatcaataataaaaaaatgacgtcaCGCACGCACGGTCTACCGACCAAAACTAATGCTggtgctaattagcgatccttgcttactaacggacgcatttaattttattccaaagcaacccagacTGACTttagtaaggtaatgaccaagaatgtatgGGATGCTTGTGACAGTttcttctgacagatgagaggcttgttgttttcttcatatcgacTTGTTTTACGCTTACGGCGTCACCGCTACTATTTACTGGTCGgacccttgcccccccccccgtcagctgGCACGGAGGTTGGGGTggggtagatcgccatgacctggttagttgaaaagtagcttgcgagccagGAAAAGTGTGGGCACTCCAGATCTAGGTCCAGATGTCTCAATGTGGCAGCAGCTCTTTGCATGCCTTTAAAACTATAAACTCCATCCAGCCACTCAAATATAAAAGGTTGAAGCTCTTATCTTCCAGTTCTGAAAAGGTTTCTGGAATCCGCTGTTACGAATTTCCcttacaaataaacaagaggGCGTTCTCTGCAGGGAATTCCCTCAGACGTGTTCTTTTACCTCGGCCATGCCAGCATTTGTCTGACACtgtaaaattattttgattacattttaaaGTGGTGAAACCCCTTTAAAAGCATATCTTCCAGCTGCTCCCGATGAACCTCTTTTAACCTGGCTGGATTTAGGGAGCAGATTTTACACATTACGCAGCAGTCTATTTTTAGAGTGTAGTCTTTAGAGAGCAGATCCCtgaatgtattttgtgtgtgtaagtgtgaaCTGATAAAATGGTTGGGATTGATTTCCCCTTTGTTTTGACATTCATGAGCCAAACACAAGGACATCCAAAGACTGAGTTACGGCCAACttgaatataaatacaaatgctGCTGTGTTGACCAGACAGGGTGTGTGGGAAGCTACATTCGGCGTTGTTGCTGGATTATGTGTGAAGATTTATAGTACGGATCAGTATTCATAGTCTGCTCTTGCAGAGTGAAGCGTTGACTACTACAGATTCCAGAGCATTATCTTTTCCTAACTCTCACTATAAGCTCTCTGTTATTACAAACTTAAAAGAAAAGCAGGAAATTAGAAGGCGGACCCATAATAAGCTATAAAAACGCCATGTTTACATTAAATAACCAGTAACTCCAGCTGTCAGATATATGCAATGTAGTTGACGTTGAAAATGCTgtgaaatgaaaatacaaacacttcaAACGTACAGTACTTTCATAACTTTGATTACTTTCCACTTCGTCATCTGGTTAAATGTTCATAATGTAataacttttcatttcatgtcatGTAGTGTAGTGCTGATCAACTCTTATTAAAGTCATCTGAAACCAGATggcccgggctcgtccgggatgtTGGCACCCCGCTGCTCAGACCACCCTGTGGTTGGTGATTGGGGTGTGGTGTTGGGGTGAGAGTAAGGCTTAGTTTTGTTGTCTTTCCTGGTAGTTGTTGTTCTGTCCTTTAGTTTGTAGTATTGGTAGTTTGTAGTGTTCGTTGTGCACTGAGTAGTGCAGGGTTGTGGTGTGAGCATGGCAACTTCTTCAGATGTGGCAGGCTTCATTGCGGAGCCCTCGTTGGGTTCATTGGTTAACCTGCGTAAGGTGGATTTGTTAGCGCTAGCAGACCACTACAATCTTACAGTTGAAAGGCAGGCTCATAAAGAGAAGTTGCTAATGATGATCAAAGGCCATTTATTGAGTCTGTCTAGGGCAGGAGTTATGGCTGTGGTGGATGTGAAaacagaggatgaggaggatgagggccCCGTAGAGAATCTCTCGCCAGCAAGGCCGAAGGGCAGTGTTGGAGATGGGGAAGCTCCAGCGCCTCAAACTCTGCCAAAGTACGCACCGTGGTCTCCTGAGTTCTCCGAGTCTGTAGAGGTTGCTCGGCTAAGGCTGAAAACGGCCCGGCTGGAAGCAGACCAAAAAGACAGGGAAAAACCTTTCAACGGTGGTAGCGTCCCTAACTACCTTTTCTCAGTCCCAAAGTACCTTTTAAATGGTCCGCAGAGTGCagctctttttttggggggaggggggcgtgttACGTCCCCAGAGTTCTGGGTTTGTATAATGATTCTGATTCGGGGATTGCTTGAGATTTAATGTTCGAAATCCTACAATCCCTATTCAGAACCCATCAAATGCAGATGGCAGTTAGGTTTGTGTGGGTCCCTGCCCATGTTGGAGTCGATGGGAATGAGGAGGCGGATAAAGCAGCAAAAAGGGCGCTGAAGTGTGGGAGAAATATAGTCGATATAAAGATGAGTAAGGCAGAAGCTAAAGGGGTGATTAAGGGACAAATCAAAACGATATGGCAGAATGAATGGAATAAAGGGAGCAAAGGAAGAtaactgtttaaaaataaaccattggTTGGGAGTGTAGGAGCTGGGGGAcgaaatagaaaagaggagagggtaaTGACAAGGCTAAGAAATGGTCATACTGGTCTTAACAGTTCCCTCTATACGATTGGGAAACATCGAAATGGAAGGTGCGAGCACTGTCAAGAAGAGGAAACATGTTTTGATGGCATGTCAGAGgtacgaggcagagagagaagtccTGAGAAAGGGGCTAAGAGAGCTGGGTGAGGCAAATATAGGCAATATACTGAAGAAGGGCTTTAGGGACAAGTGTTGGGAACTGCTGTTGGCATATTTAGGGGAAACAAGACTAATGAATAGAatttgagaattttttttttttttctttttttttttttttttttgatttgttcTAGTagaggtttcatttttttaagtcCACACTCCAGATTAGtgggtggcggtaatgcacccTAAAGTTGTTTGCCAACCGccataaaaagcaaaagaagaagaagaagttctcTCTCGCTGCTAATGCTGTTACCTGGTCTTTGGTTTGTACCCTGTGTGGGGATATTTCGATTTCGGTAGTTGGTGTTAAATAACCtaacttgtgttccttttggaacTTGTATCAGCAGGAGGgagcaattgtttgtttgtatccgtttgactaattatttgtttcctcttttgttcacagggagtggggagtagattgagctaccccggggtatacatcacccgtaggtttactttacttttaagagtttagacctgggcggacctgggtggaccaccacctgtacgtttggttagggcgccttgaccgtgtgccaggAAGACTGTATTTTCTATTGGGGGTTAGTACAGGTTAGTGGtggggacctttttgtttatttttgttttggtccgtccagccctccccttttcccagaaagttaatagtttatttttgtatatttattacCGTGCTTAGATAAAAGCGTTTATACggtatttggtgtttgtgtccgttTCTCACACCGCGAGTCCATACCCCTTTTGCTGGCATCGGTGGGCCCGAGCAGTggttgtcatgttcccctcccttttgggagctggaacgtaacaCCAGACTATACACTTTGTGAAACCACTAGAGATGCCAAAAAGTCATACCAAATGAATGATCTGCATCATCACATCAGTGCTGAAGGACCATTCAACTCAACACTGCAACACATCCTGGAACTCTGTAAACGCTCCTACTTAAAAGGATTAGCCTACTATGAATGTAACTGGAGTTCCTTTGGTTCCCTCAACATTACAATGTGTAATTCTTACCATGTGTGTTGtgctgtggttgttggtgcTGGGAAGCCTATCAACTGTATTGGCTCTGATGTTGAGGGCTCGGCTGATGGGGGTCCAGTTTGAAATCGGGCTGTCTGTGTTGGGGCCGTGGTCTTGGGACGTTTCCAGCACTGACAGGGAGCACTGTCGCAGGTTCTTCCTGCGCTGGTGGGGCAGGCTGCTGAGGCAGGCAGGAGGGTTCAggaggtctgggacaaaggcTCTCTGTGCTTTCCTTTGACCAGAGCAGGCTTTCACTGAAAAATATATCTTGTCTTTCTCTGAGGCCTCATCCTCTGAGTCAGAGACGGGCCCTTCAGTGCGCAGGACCGCGGGATTGAGGCTGTGGGAGCGCTGTCGAGGAGGGGGCTCCCAGAAGTCGGAGCAGTGGCGGCTGGCTAAGCGACTCTGCTGTGGGCTGCTGAACATCATCCAGTACGGAGGACAAGATGGCTGCAGTcctgatgaggaggaggtgggcggATGCTGGCTGGTGAAGCCACTCTGCAGTCCGGTCAGCACCCAGTTTTCCAGGCTGAACTCATACTGTCAAATGGATAAACTaaacatcagtgacagaaacAATTGTAGCAAACATACTGTGGGAGCCAAATTCAATTTTGCAATAtaatattttgttacatttacatgtaaaaCTTTAATCAGAttgtaataaatacacacatgttaCGTCACAAGGATACGCGTTACAACAGGTATTTTATTAGGGACTGAAGCTGAGTGGAGCCGCACATTTACCGACCGTGTTATGTGTATTATTTTGTGGCCCTATGAGTGTGTCATAACTAAAGTTGACTAAAGTTTTCACGATACCAATATTATGACTTTGATACTACCTACCAAAATATTACAAtacccgatacttacgatacaATACCACAAATACGATACGAtggaatatttatctatgatagtaataaataaaacatctggaaGGTTCCCTTTTTTACCAGCTAGTTCCTGCCCAGCTTTTTGAACACTTAACAAATAGCATTCATATTAGTATTAACCACAGCAAGATATAGAAAACTACATCATAGCAATCTCATAGCATTGACTATACACAGCTATGTAGGCCTATTGTCCGTATCTGACTATATATTTCCATAAGTATGAATTACATAATTTTACAGATTTGAGATGgagagtttgatattctcacattcatattttaactCAATTCATCgaataattatttttccttaactaaaaacaaaaagaattaggtgaagatccagcctcaggctccaccagcctattgcatcaagtgtattattgttattactatGTAACTGTattattgcatcaagtgtgtattgttgtgtgtgtgcattttaacCTTATCATATAGGCCcgagtgaaattgtaggttattttgcatgtatatatttctgctggactattcagcAGTGCTCTGAAGTGTC harbors:
- the kbtbd13a gene encoding kelch repeat and BTB domain-containing protein 13 isoform X1, translated to MESNSCSSFSQQPRQRQPPENLRVSIDGRSFAVDKTILSEKCEYFRALFQSGMRECQQEEIQLQCVGVLGFQVMLQVLGGKHPMLSSDQIVEAIECAAFLQVPALTEHLINIVNSENCLLIYHTAATYGVGELSYSSALFIRDMYPELKEEVHTLPKKMVDYIESLLPSSYMAVCSHSPSTEQLKDLQRTVCYLDEDNSEWKVLTHLPVSTSTTMAGVAVLDNKLYIIGGVHDITKKVVENGFCYNPAANTWSTICGSQQLRYNLTLIGHEGCLYAIGGEFNMKALSSVERYTVSNGSWGFVPPLPCPAALVASAIAVNRIFICLWKGKGATDILEYASERNQWLLVTTLIREHSYGLYMVPHKDNLYVMRNGPCDDFLMCVMDCYNLSSGQWTAMSGQYGNSKGSLLTAVARGDSVFTLSREVTTEYTVEDYKWRVKREMKGFGRIGSIYTFLMRLNKVCVSNMENSVDQDQKVRGFPRFSPQCSDSL
- the kbtbd13a gene encoding kelch repeat and BTB domain-containing protein 13 isoform X2, with protein sequence MESNSCSSFSQQPRQRQPPENLRVSIDGRSFAVDKTILSEKCEYFRALFQSGMRECQQEEIQLQCVGVLGFQVMLQVLGGKHPMLSSDQIVEAIECAAFLQVPALTEHLINIVNSENCLLIYHTAATYGVGELSYSSALFIRDMYPELKEEVHTLPKKMVDYIESLLPSSYMAVCSHSPSTEQLKDLQRTVCYLDEDNSEWKVLTHLPVSTSTTMAGVAVLDNKLYIIGGVHDITKKVVENGFCYNPAANTWSTICGSQQLRYNLTLIGHEGCLYAIGGEFNMKALSSVERYTVSNGSWGFVPPLPCPAALVASAIAVNRIFICLWKGLIL
- the ubap1lb gene encoding uncharacterized protein ubap1lb, yielding MDGVPLKMPEGASHEVIKEVVKKEVIVPDYLTRLQDTEYEFSLENWVLTGLQSGFTSQHPPTSSSSGLQPSCPPYWMMFSSPQQSRLASRHCSDFWEPPPRQRSHSLNPAVLRTEGPVSDSEDEASEKDKIYFSVKACSGQRKAQRAFVPDLLNPPACLSSLPHQRRKNLRQCSLSVLETSQDHGPNTDSPISNWTPISRALNIRANTVDRLPSTNNHSTTHMKSSALDSSAELLSALSPEERELLGAITDQGYPLRTAIIALQKTGQQTPDQILSYLVACDRLCQLGYDVALVEEALEMFQNCETKAEEFLHLLGQFNEMGFQQNAIKEVLLVHENHRERALEELMMRVA